One window of Chloroflexus aggregans DSM 9485 genomic DNA carries:
- a CDS encoding dipeptide epimerase: protein METTIRSITVTPLNIPLRSPFGIAGGVQEIAYNLLVTLELQGGIRGYGEAAPFPAFNGETQAGALAAIETVRTTLEGADIREWRAIAALLRERIGDYGSARCALETALLDALTRFYRIPLYVFFGGAGQTLETDMTITTGTVEAAALAALDILARGIRQIKVKIGGSDVQHDLARITAIRAVAPDAPLILDGNGGLTAETMLELLGALRLQQIVPVLIEQPVPADDWVGMRQLVQWGGSPIAADETATSALRVLRIAHERAADVINIKLMKTGVVEALEMAAIARAAGLGLMIGGMVESILAMTMSAHFAAGLGGFRFVDLDTPLFLAENPFQGGFQMRGGVIDLSHITAGHGVEPIAMVNG, encoded by the coding sequence ATGGAGACCACCATCCGTTCGATTACGGTCACCCCACTCAACATTCCGTTGCGCAGTCCCTTTGGCATTGCCGGTGGTGTGCAAGAGATTGCCTACAATCTGTTGGTGACACTCGAATTGCAGGGCGGGATCCGCGGCTACGGCGAAGCCGCGCCGTTTCCGGCGTTTAATGGTGAGACGCAAGCCGGTGCATTGGCTGCTATTGAAACGGTGCGCACGACGCTTGAGGGTGCCGACATACGTGAATGGCGAGCAATTGCCGCACTCTTGCGCGAACGGATCGGCGATTATGGCTCAGCTCGTTGCGCTCTCGAAACTGCCCTCCTCGACGCACTAACCCGCTTCTATCGCATACCACTGTACGTCTTTTTCGGTGGCGCCGGTCAGACGCTCGAAACCGATATGACCATCACGACCGGTACAGTCGAGGCAGCAGCCCTCGCTGCCCTTGACATTCTGGCACGGGGCATCCGCCAGATCAAGGTGAAGATCGGTGGCAGTGATGTCCAGCACGATCTGGCACGGATTACCGCCATTCGAGCCGTGGCCCCTGACGCCCCCCTCATTCTCGACGGTAACGGCGGGTTGACCGCCGAGACAATGCTCGAACTGCTCGGTGCGCTACGCTTGCAACAGATCGTACCGGTCCTCATCGAGCAGCCGGTGCCGGCAGATGACTGGGTCGGGATGCGCCAATTGGTGCAGTGGGGCGGTAGCCCCATCGCCGCCGATGAGACGGCTACGAGTGCATTGCGTGTACTGCGCATTGCTCACGAGCGCGCCGCCGATGTTATCAACATTAAACTGATGAAGACCGGCGTGGTCGAGGCGCTTGAGATGGCAGCGATTGCACGTGCTGCCGGTCTCGGCTTAATGATCGGTGGTATGGTCGAGTCGATCCTCGCGATGACGATGTCGGCCCATTTTGCCGCCGGTTTGGGCGGTTTTCGCTTTGTTGACCTCGACACACCTCTCTTTTTAGCCGAAAATCCATTCCAAGGCGGGTTTCAGATGCGTGGCGGCGTGATCGATCTGAGCCACATTACCGCCGGCCACGGCGTCGAACCGATAGCGATGGTCAACGGCTGA
- a CDS encoding DMT family transporter codes for MSNPSAATATTRTGVAWFWLMVALFAHTGWGAYPVLARYLQTISHLPSMAILTLGNALALLVYLPFAYRYIDRTVWRTPIIWLFALVVSVRAMTNLTSARFTLAIYVQLITLLTPLIVALLSKLFFHERLPPLTLPAIGFSLIGSVLLMSSDLHRGAVLQLTTSDLIGIAIALVSACALALYMILVPRATAAGQVRAEAMLLIQLIALTITCGAMSMLLGEQWQQFTVIGYVDWLVFAAFVIFVLLGANLGQIVALRQLGAPLVSSTMGWRLISALGLAALLLGEQLQNGWQILGAMIVVATITVYVRRQYRV; via the coding sequence ATGAGTAATCCATCTGCCGCTACTGCCACCACTCGCACCGGAGTCGCCTGGTTCTGGCTCATGGTAGCCCTCTTTGCCCACACCGGCTGGGGTGCCTACCCCGTGCTCGCCCGCTATTTGCAAACGATTAGCCATCTGCCGAGTATGGCCATCTTGACGCTGGGCAATGCCTTAGCACTGCTCGTCTACTTGCCGTTTGCCTACCGCTACATTGACCGTACCGTCTGGCGCACACCCATCATCTGGCTCTTCGCACTGGTGGTCAGTGTGCGCGCCATGACCAATCTGACCTCCGCCCGCTTTACGCTCGCGATCTATGTGCAACTGATCACGCTCCTCACCCCGCTGATCGTTGCTCTCCTTAGCAAACTGTTCTTTCACGAGCGATTACCGCCGTTGACCTTACCGGCAATTGGGTTTTCACTCATCGGTTCGGTATTGCTGATGAGCAGTGATCTCCATCGTGGTGCAGTGTTACAACTGACCACCAGTGATCTGATCGGAATTGCGATAGCGTTGGTTTCGGCCTGTGCGCTTGCACTCTATATGATCCTTGTACCACGAGCGACTGCTGCCGGCCAAGTCCGAGCCGAAGCGATGTTACTCATCCAACTGATTGCGTTGACTATCACGTGCGGTGCGATGAGTATGCTGTTGGGCGAACAGTGGCAACAGTTTACCGTCATTGGTTACGTAGACTGGCTGGTTTTTGCGGCATTCGTGATCTTTGTCCTTCTTGGCGCGAACCTTGGTCAGATTGTCGCGTTGCGTCAGCTCGGTGCGCCGCTGGTGAGCAGTACCATGGGTTGGCGCTTGATCAGCGCGCTGGGCTTAGCTGCGCTGCTTCTCGGTGAACAGTTGCAGAATGGGTGGCAAATATTAGGCGCGATGATCGTGGTAGCTACCATTACCGTATATGTGCGTCGGCAGTATCGGGTCTGA
- the alr gene encoding alanine racemase, protein MTITLAELLDAGGTLVGPSVTDTFTDWSYDSRLTAPGECFIAIRTARADGHDYIPAALAAGARGVLCRRPPHAADNATVIVCSDPQTVLLRWASNRLRALHPTVVAVTGGIGKTLARRAIAAVLTQLAPTFQSRRNFNSLLGLPIALARLRAHDRYAVLEFAGEHLSPLVAAFPPHLAVITPGADPQTVTLLQQHGVRVLSAAAADCYTIAGEFAIRATDISFRRDGVTFIARGPGLELPIFTPLLGPPGVSAALAAIAVGLSYHMSPEPIQQALTRLEPPAGRLRPLRGKNGEMIIDDSFNATLPAMVAALQTLAALPAQRRIAVLGTPAELPAIDPTPMLSDLGGQAARSADYLVLKGTGAATMVHAARLVKPTIPIHVVDTNTAAQMSLPSDRGAGDLVLVSGGAGERLEQVVAPLLADDELPTDCLVRQEPAWRSVRIGDPGRPTWVHLDLTAIADNVRALRHHTGVPLMVVLKGDGYGHGAARVARAALAAGAEMVAVATVGEGRSLRAQGISAPILVLGYTPPWQVAEAIRLDLMVTLFDDDTAQALSAAALELGRPARVHIKVDTGMARLGVSPAAVGPFLYYLRDLPGIEPVGLYTHFARADEADPEPTKHQLQLLQTVLAEITAAGLRPPLVHAANSAATLRFPMTYFDMVRPGLACYGIAPSPVVPLLPGMHPALSFYSEVAQVREHPAGTPISYGGAYVTSRPSRIATIPVGYADGLRRSPAWREVLIRGRRAPIVGRICMDYAMVDVTDIPGVQRGDPVTIIGRQGEEVIGVDEIAGWLGTISYEVLTGILPRVPREIG, encoded by the coding sequence ATGACCATCACACTCGCCGAACTGTTGGATGCAGGTGGTACACTGGTTGGCCCATCCGTCACCGACACCTTTACCGATTGGAGTTATGACTCGCGCTTAACCGCACCCGGGGAGTGCTTTATTGCCATCCGCACCGCCCGTGCCGACGGCCACGACTACATTCCGGCGGCGCTGGCTGCCGGTGCCCGTGGTGTGTTATGCCGTCGTCCGCCGCACGCTGCCGATAACGCAACCGTGATCGTCTGTTCTGATCCACAGACTGTCCTCTTGCGTTGGGCGAGCAATCGGCTCCGTGCATTGCACCCAACGGTGGTTGCCGTCACCGGCGGTATCGGCAAGACACTCGCCCGACGAGCCATTGCCGCAGTACTCACCCAGCTTGCTCCCACCTTTCAGAGTCGACGCAATTTCAATTCGTTGTTAGGTTTACCCATCGCGCTTGCTCGTTTACGTGCGCATGATCGTTATGCGGTGCTTGAGTTTGCCGGTGAGCACCTCTCGCCGTTGGTTGCTGCGTTTCCGCCGCACCTGGCTGTGATAACGCCGGGGGCCGATCCGCAGACGGTGACGTTGTTGCAACAACATGGGGTGCGGGTCCTCTCTGCTGCAGCCGCCGATTGCTACACTATTGCCGGTGAGTTTGCTATACGTGCAACCGACATCAGTTTCCGCCGTGATGGCGTGACCTTCATCGCGCGTGGGCCGGGGCTTGAACTGCCGATCTTCACCCCATTGCTCGGCCCACCCGGCGTGAGTGCTGCTTTAGCGGCGATAGCGGTCGGTTTGTCCTACCATATGTCACCGGAACCTATCCAACAGGCCTTGACCCGGCTCGAACCGCCTGCCGGACGCTTGCGCCCACTGAGGGGCAAAAACGGCGAGATGATCATTGACGATAGTTTCAATGCGACATTACCGGCGATGGTAGCTGCTTTACAAACATTGGCGGCGCTGCCGGCGCAACGACGAATTGCCGTCTTGGGTACGCCGGCTGAATTGCCGGCCATTGACCCGACACCGATGTTGAGTGATCTTGGTGGGCAAGCCGCACGCAGCGCCGATTATCTCGTCCTCAAGGGAACGGGGGCTGCCACCATGGTACACGCGGCACGTTTGGTCAAGCCGACCATCCCCATTCACGTGGTTGATACCAATACTGCTGCGCAAATGTCGCTCCCAAGCGACCGTGGGGCCGGCGATCTGGTCTTGGTCTCGGGTGGCGCCGGTGAACGTCTTGAACAAGTCGTTGCACCACTGTTAGCCGATGACGAACTACCAACGGATTGTCTTGTACGGCAAGAACCGGCGTGGCGTAGTGTACGGATCGGCGATCCGGGGCGTCCGACGTGGGTGCATCTTGACCTGACCGCTATCGCCGATAATGTGCGCGCGTTACGGCATCATACGGGCGTACCGCTCATGGTGGTGCTAAAAGGTGATGGCTACGGCCACGGGGCTGCCCGGGTCGCACGGGCAGCGTTAGCGGCAGGCGCCGAGATGGTAGCAGTAGCCACGGTTGGTGAAGGTCGTAGCTTACGTGCGCAAGGCATTAGCGCGCCGATCCTGGTGTTGGGCTACACACCGCCGTGGCAAGTAGCCGAAGCAATCCGGCTGGATCTGATGGTCACGCTGTTCGATGACGACACGGCACAGGCGCTCAGTGCTGCCGCGCTCGAACTCGGTCGTCCAGCACGTGTGCATATCAAAGTAGATACCGGTATGGCCCGGCTAGGAGTATCGCCCGCTGCCGTTGGCCCATTCCTCTATTACCTACGTGACCTACCCGGTATTGAGCCGGTTGGTCTCTACACCCACTTTGCCCGCGCCGACGAAGCCGATCCAGAGCCGACCAAACATCAGTTGCAGCTCTTGCAAACCGTTCTGGCCGAAATTACTGCGGCCGGTTTGCGTCCACCGCTCGTGCACGCCGCCAATAGTGCGGCTACCCTCCGCTTTCCGATGACCTACTTCGACATGGTGCGACCCGGTCTGGCGTGTTATGGGATCGCGCCAAGCCCGGTAGTGCCGCTCTTACCCGGTATGCACCCGGCGCTGAGCTTCTACAGTGAAGTAGCGCAGGTTCGCGAACACCCTGCCGGAACTCCCATCTCGTATGGTGGCGCCTACGTCACCTCACGTCCATCGCGCATCGCTACCATACCGGTCGGTTACGCCGACGGACTGCGCCGTTCGCCGGCGTGGCGTGAAGTGCTCATTCGCGGTCGCCGGGCGCCAATTGTCGGACGGATCTGCATGGATTACGCCATGGTCGATGTCACCGATATTCCCGGTGTGCAACGGGGCGATCCGGTGACCATCATCGGTCGGCAGGGGGAGGAGGTGATCGGTGTTGATGAGATTGCCGGGTGGCTTGGTACCATCAGCTACGAAGTGCTGACCGGTATCTTGCCACGGGTACCGCGCGAAATTGGATAA
- the rpsO gene encoding 30S ribosomal protein S15 — MALEKEEKSQIINNYQLHETDTGSPEVQVALLTERINQLIEHLRVHIHDHHSRRGLLKLVGRRRRLLNYLQSKDRERYRKVINSLGLRR; from the coding sequence GTGGCGCTTGAGAAAGAAGAAAAATCACAGATCATCAACAATTATCAACTGCACGAGACAGATACGGGTTCGCCTGAAGTACAGGTTGCTCTCTTGACCGAGCGCATTAACCAGCTTATCGAGCATCTACGTGTCCACATCCACGATCACCACTCACGGCGTGGGTTGCTCAAACTCGTCGGGCGACGACGACGGCTGCTCAATTATCTCCAGTCTAAGGATCGCGAGCGTTACCGCAAGGTGATTAATAGCCTCGGTCTGCGCCGTTAG